In the Clostridium sporogenes genome, one interval contains:
- a CDS encoding cobyrinate a,c-diamide synthase: MKSIIVSSNSSGGGKTTVTLGLMKALIKKGYKVQGYKVGPDYIDPAFHSYVTGTSSRNLDLYLMGEDGIKASYSRGKGGLGVIEGVMGLYDGKGIDTKYSTAHLSKTLNLPVVLVLTPKAQSATLCAEIMGILNYEKINIVGVIFNKVSENYYKLLKRLVEENCKLKVFGYVPKEEKLELKSRHLGLIQSSEIKDLEEKIDICSELILKHVDIENLINHFKETEKYKDKFYLENRNLNIGIPYDKAFSFYYKENIQLLEDVGNIKYFSPMKDEKLPDDLDFLYIGGGYPEVFINELSENKSMLNSINKALNNGLSCYAECGGLMYLTEGIENLNGDYKETVGFFKGKCHMTKGLQNFGYGEMKIKKENKILPKGLKINCHEFHKSYVDLKNEKIYELTKKIYDDSIKKWSCGYIKNNTLAAYAHIHFFGNMDFVRSLFDR, from the coding sequence ATGAAAAGTATAATAGTATCTTCAAATAGTAGTGGCGGAGGAAAAACCACAGTGACGTTAGGTCTTATGAAGGCTTTAATTAAAAAAGGATATAAAGTTCAAGGTTACAAAGTTGGTCCTGATTATATAGATCCAGCCTTTCATTCCTACGTAACAGGAACAAGTTCTAGAAATTTAGATTTATATTTAATGGGAGAGGATGGAATTAAAGCATCCTATAGCAGAGGAAAAGGTGGCTTAGGTGTAATAGAAGGGGTAATGGGATTATATGATGGAAAAGGTATAGATACAAAATATTCCACAGCCCATCTATCAAAAACATTAAATTTACCTGTGGTTTTAGTATTAACTCCAAAGGCTCAAAGCGCAACCTTATGTGCAGAAATTATGGGAATATTAAATTATGAAAAAATAAATATAGTTGGAGTAATTTTTAATAAAGTAAGTGAAAATTATTATAAATTACTTAAAAGATTAGTTGAAGAGAATTGCAAATTAAAAGTATTCGGATATGTACCAAAGGAAGAAAAATTAGAATTAAAAAGTAGACATTTAGGTCTTATACAAAGTAGCGAAATAAAAGATTTAGAAGAAAAAATAGATATATGTAGTGAATTGATTTTAAAACATGTAGATATAGAAAATTTAATAAATCACTTTAAAGAAACAGAAAAATATAAAGATAAATTTTACTTAGAAAACAGAAATCTAAATATAGGTATACCTTACGATAAAGCTTTTAGTTTTTATTATAAAGAGAATATACAACTATTAGAAGATGTGGGGAACATAAAATATTTTAGTCCTATGAAGGATGAAAAATTACCTGATGATTTAGATTTTTTATATATAGGCGGAGGCTATCCAGAAGTTTTTATAAATGAATTAAGTGAAAACAAATCAATGCTAAATAGTATAAATAAAGCATTAAATAATGGACTTTCATGTTATGCAGAGTGCGGAGGTCTTATGTATTTAACAGAAGGTATAGAAAATTTAAATGGAGATTATAAAGAAACTGTAGGATTTTTTAAAGGTAAATGCCACATGACTAAAGGACTGCAAAATTTTGGGTATGGTGAAATGAAAATAAAAAAAGAAAATAAAATACTACCTAAGGGTTTAAAAATTAATTGCCACGAATTTCATAAATCCTATGTGGATTTAAAAAATGAAAAAATATATGAACTTACTAAAAAAATATATGACGATTCCATAAAAAAATGGAGCTGCGGGTATATAAAAAATAATACATTGGCAGCTTATGCTCACATACATTTCTTCGGAAATATGGATTTTGTAAGAAGTTTATTTGATAGATAA
- the hemB gene encoding porphobilinogen synthase: protein MFRRHRRLRENVAIRSMVRETVIREEDFIYPMFVVEGENIKEEISSLPGNYHYSIDRLEELVDEVKKSGIKGIMIFGVPDHKDECGSAAFDDNGIVQKGIRRLKELMPELYIVADVCMCQYTSHGHCGIIHGHNVDNDESLKYLAKISLSYAKAGADMIAPSDMMDGRVYAIRKILDENNFKHIGIMAYSAKYCSAFYGPFREAANSAPQFGDRKTYQMDPANGREAMLEIEDDINEGADIVMVKPALPYLDVIRMAKDKFNYPLAAYNVSGEYAMVKAAAKQGLIDERRVALEMLTSIKRAGADIIITYYAFEASAWLKEDRK, encoded by the coding sequence ATGTTTAGAAGACACAGAAGATTAAGAGAAAATGTAGCAATTAGATCTATGGTAAGAGAAACTGTAATTAGAGAAGAAGATTTTATATATCCAATGTTTGTAGTAGAAGGAGAAAATATTAAAGAAGAAATATCTTCATTACCAGGAAATTATCATTATTCTATAGATAGATTAGAAGAATTAGTAGATGAAGTAAAAAAATCAGGAATAAAAGGAATAATGATATTTGGTGTACCAGATCATAAAGATGAATGTGGTTCAGCAGCTTTTGATGATAATGGAATAGTTCAAAAGGGTATAAGAAGATTAAAAGAATTAATGCCAGAATTATATATAGTTGCAGATGTATGTATGTGTCAATACACAAGTCATGGACATTGTGGAATAATCCATGGTCATAATGTGGACAATGATGAATCATTAAAATATTTAGCGAAAATATCTTTATCCTATGCAAAAGCTGGAGCAGATATGATAGCCCCTTCAGATATGATGGATGGAAGAGTTTATGCTATAAGAAAAATATTAGATGAAAATAATTTTAAACATATAGGAATAATGGCATATAGTGCAAAATATTGTTCAGCTTTTTATGGTCCTTTCAGAGAAGCAGCTAATTCAGCACCACAATTTGGCGATAGAAAGACTTATCAAATGGATCCAGCAAACGGAAGAGAAGCTATGCTTGAAATAGAAGATGATATAAATGAAGGTGCAGATATAGTAATGGTAAAACCAGCTCTACCATACTTAGATGTTATAAGAATGGCAAAGGATAAATTTAATTATCCATTAGCAGCTTACAATGTAAGTGGAGAATATGCTATGGTAAAAGCAGCAGCAAAACAAGGCTTAATAGATGAAAGAAGAGTAGCCCTAGAAATGCTAACATCTATAAAAAGAGCAGGAGCAGATATAATAATAACTTACTATGCTTTTGAAGCAAGTGCATGGTTAAAAGAAGATAGAAAATAA
- the cobA gene encoding uroporphyrinogen-III C-methyltransferase codes for MSKVYLIGAGPGDEELITLKAIRDLKKCTAVMYDRLANGELLKYLKPTCEIYYCGKEPGCHYKSQDEINEMLVKLAKQGHIVGRIKGGDSYVFGRGGEEALALLEENIEFEVVPGVTSPVSVLNYAGIPITHRGISRGFHIFTAMTKDTLDIDWKSAVNIGGTLVFLMGLGRLELIVKGLIENGMDKSTKAAVIMRGTTSKQKKVIADLENIVEKVKEAKLESPVIIVVGEVVGFSDKLNWYERKPLFGRNICITRTKEQAKEVKIKLLDLGAEVTEINSIEIKNTEENLKSYLNRLNEYDYIALTSVNAVKIFFNYLIKENIDIRNINAKFAAIGPATSEAIKMRGIMPSIKSKHFVAESLFEEMKNHIQKGDKILVPRSQDARPFLVDALKKEGCNVDEVYIYETLCGQSSHIERFEDVDIVLFTSPSTVRNMISMVGIDAIREKNIIAIGPITAKELDQNNIKCSICDEYSMDGIIDKLLEIKF; via the coding sequence ATGAGCAAGGTATATTTAATTGGAGCAGGGCCAGGAGATGAAGAATTAATAACATTAAAAGCTATAAGAGATCTAAAAAAATGTACTGCAGTTATGTATGATAGATTAGCAAATGGAGAATTGTTAAAATATTTAAAACCAACCTGTGAAATTTATTATTGTGGAAAAGAACCAGGCTGTCATTATAAAAGCCAGGATGAAATAAATGAAATGTTAGTTAAGCTAGCCAAACAAGGTCACATTGTAGGAAGAATAAAAGGTGGAGATTCTTACGTTTTTGGAAGAGGAGGAGAGGAAGCACTAGCATTACTTGAAGAAAATATAGAATTTGAAGTTGTACCAGGAGTTACTTCTCCAGTATCTGTACTAAACTATGCCGGGATACCCATAACTCATAGAGGAATATCAAGAGGTTTTCATATATTTACAGCTATGACTAAAGACACTTTAGATATAGATTGGAAATCAGCAGTTAATATAGGTGGAACTCTAGTATTTTTAATGGGTCTTGGAAGGTTAGAACTAATAGTTAAAGGTCTTATAGAAAATGGTATGGATAAAAGTACTAAAGCAGCAGTAATTATGAGAGGAACTACATCAAAGCAAAAAAAAGTTATAGCTGACTTAGAAAATATAGTAGAAAAAGTAAAAGAAGCTAAACTAGAATCACCAGTGATAATAGTAGTAGGAGAAGTAGTTGGCTTTTCAGATAAATTAAATTGGTATGAAAGAAAACCTTTGTTTGGAAGAAATATATGTATAACTCGTACAAAAGAGCAAGCTAAAGAAGTAAAAATTAAACTTTTAGATTTAGGAGCAGAGGTTACAGAAATAAATTCTATAGAAATAAAAAATACAGAGGAAAATTTAAAATCTTATTTAAATAGGCTAAATGAATATGATTATATAGCATTAACTAGTGTAAATGCAGTTAAAATATTTTTTAATTATTTAATAAAAGAAAATATAGACATTAGAAATATTAATGCGAAATTTGCAGCTATAGGGCCAGCCACTAGTGAAGCAATAAAAATGCGAGGAATAATGCCAAGTATAAAGTCGAAGCATTTTGTAGCAGAAAGCCTTTTTGAAGAAATGAAGAATCATATACAAAAGGGAGATAAGATACTTGTACCTCGTTCACAAGATGCAAGGCCTTTTCTTGTGGATGCATTAAAAAAAGAAGGCTGCAATGTAGATGAAGTATATATATATGAAACCTTATGTGGACAATCTTCTCATATTGAAAGATTTGAAGATGTAGATATAGTTTTATTTACAAGTCCATCAACAGTTAGAAATATGATTTCTATGGTAGGTATAGATGCTATAAGAGAAAAAAATATTATAGCTATAGGTCCTATTACAGCTAAAGAATTGGATCAAAACAATATAAAATGCAGTATTTGTGATGAATATTCTATGGATGGTATAATAGACAAACTTTTAGAAATTAAATTTTAG
- the hemC gene encoding hydroxymethylbilane synthase gives MNFIIATRRSKLAQVQTEIVIDLLNKKHDIKCEKLLIETVGDKILEVSLDKIGGKGLFVKDIEVAMLEQRADAAVHSMKDVPYEMPKGFEIIAIPKREDVRDAFISLDNIEFKDLKKGARVGTSSRRRAAQLKLLRPDLNIVPIRGNVQTRIEKIKKENLDGIILAVAGLKRVNLEHLITDYFDTKEMVPAIGQGALGIEIMEEHPKKDLFKDLDHYNSKICVLAERAFMRRLDGDCHSTIGAYASMKDNIMHIIGIFESKNKIIKKEIQGPKDQYEKLGIELAEHILKD, from the coding sequence TTGAATTTTATAATAGCCACAAGAAGAAGTAAATTAGCTCAGGTGCAAACAGAAATAGTAATAGATTTGTTAAATAAAAAGCATGATATAAAATGTGAAAAATTATTAATAGAAACTGTAGGAGATAAAATATTAGAAGTATCTTTAGATAAAATAGGTGGAAAAGGACTATTTGTTAAAGACATAGAAGTAGCAATGCTAGAACAAAGGGCAGATGCAGCAGTGCATAGCATGAAAGATGTACCTTATGAAATGCCTAAGGGTTTTGAGATAATAGCTATTCCTAAAAGGGAAGATGTAAGAGATGCCTTTATATCCTTGGATAATATAGAATTTAAAGATTTAAAAAAAGGTGCTAGAGTTGGTACAAGTAGTAGAAGAAGAGCAGCTCAGTTAAAACTTTTAAGACCAGATTTAAATATTGTTCCTATAAGGGGAAATGTTCAAACTAGAATAGAGAAAATTAAAAAAGAAAATTTAGATGGAATAATATTAGCAGTAGCAGGGTTAAAAAGGGTAAATTTAGAGCATCTAATAACAGATTATTTTGATACAAAAGAAATGGTACCTGCAATTGGACAAGGTGCATTAGGTATAGAAATTATGGAAGAACATCCTAAAAAAGATCTATTTAAAGACTTGGATCATTATAATTCAAAAATATGTGTTTTGGCAGAAAGGGCTTTTATGAGAAGACTGGATGGAGATTGCCACTCAACTATAGGAGCTTATGCATCTATGAAAGACAATATAATGCATATAATAGGAATATTTGAAAGTAAAAATAAGATTATTAAAAAAGAAATTCAAGGACCTAAAGATCAATATGAAAAATTAGGAATAGAATTAGCAGAACATATATTAAAAGATTAA
- a CDS encoding NAD(P)-dependent oxidoreductase, with translation MEWINLKEKYNFIALKSRKIRILIVGGGRAAFIKGKAFLERGCSIHILAPKFSKDILNLKNYDKVEFIKNNYDKKYILDKHLVVIATEDEDVNDEIRNNCDVLSKIYIDCSDKDKSLCFNSFQRESKTMVLALNNKVGCPKATSFIGEKIKKDLENYDNYIEYVTKIRSITKNYYLKDEIMDFICSNDFHFFFEKGYDNLILSMFYGGMDFEFYNSHKKK, from the coding sequence TTGGAGTGGATAAATTTGAAGGAAAAATATAATTTTATTGCTTTAAAGTCTAGAAAGATAAGAATATTAATAGTAGGAGGAGGAAGGGCAGCTTTTATAAAAGGAAAAGCTTTTTTAGAAAGAGGATGTAGTATACATATATTGGCTCCTAAGTTTTCAAAGGATATATTAAATTTAAAAAACTATGATAAGGTAGAATTTATAAAGAATAATTATGATAAAAAATACATATTAGATAAGCATTTAGTTGTTATAGCCACAGAAGATGAAGATGTAAATGATGAAATAAGAAATAATTGTGATGTTTTAAGTAAAATATATATAGATTGTTCGGATAAGGATAAAAGTTTGTGTTTTAATAGTTTTCAAAGGGAAAGTAAAACTATGGTCTTAGCCTTAAACAATAAGGTGGGTTGTCCAAAAGCTACCTCTTTTATAGGAGAGAAAATAAAAAAAGATCTAGAAAACTATGATAATTATATAGAATATGTTACAAAAATAAGGAGTATCACAAAGAATTATTATTTAAAAGATGAAATTATGGATTTTATCTGTAGCAACGATTTTCACTTCTTTTTTGAAAAAGGGTATGATAATCTAATCTTATCAATGTTTTACGGAGGTATGGATTTTGAATTTTATAATAGCCACAAGAAGAAGTAA